The Tenebrio molitor chromosome 3, icTenMoli1.1, whole genome shotgun sequence genome contains a region encoding:
- the LOC138126518 gene encoding receptor-type tyrosine-protein phosphatase epsilon-like isoform X5 yields MTNCKTFNNVSFILLFCTFAACENSNSTKYCVVDGDSPGIFLNDGLGKDGTYVVTSSSYLDNSTITLLLTEKFEGTNVWKVINSTESNHHINDIVIDERWETFKNNHDFHTEFHGILKNRSLPLNFSQRHNGTEDGTQNGTQDQWYHLKLKNNTFECTNIGNSCCIPSNVTASQYYISNAMNVWKLHNYTYLHTTQSKTETIYTKLENCTIIETGCFSMYLAMCPGCNITIQLLNSTHNNITESFTGNGKWKKQQFPLKNFTTCFNISVTTNHTSVEKGFSAIGDTAYLSSNLSCEENKRYILIDNSISNVSCENALNEKINTTSSLPDYKKYSRNVIDKNATSVIEDKRSSDLATSSFNPLYLLIILPIVFIASVLIFVYFKKRKSKLGPGEAVVFRKNENEDTEILLNSKTDNSATRDQWPSIKGPLFSNYIHQVFNREKTSDDLKAQFESLPSGYLKESNEGKKPENLEKNRYPNILPYDENRVKLHKTLGDEHRSTDYINASYVQCFDNPKEYIVTQNPTEKTFTDFWRMIWQEKVEYIVMISHNDEKYYCYWPQTDCQMRCDGMEIYSPKVSSYEFYEHRMLVLQRFGESRKLNHLHFNTWSNNFLSSHVFAEFMNDLLSIPHHSVPVVFHCLGGLGRSATLVLCDIALREVASSGLFNLFETTKKLRNSRADMVQNLKQYQLAHLIIYENLNYRNDAIELNQDYEAYCNKLFEDNTIKKMWSKLLEHREWMFSALTPYTPCWDEPKKNRYQNDNNLLPVEHSRVTLQVSPDAESDYIHAMYVVDYKQKENYIVAQQPLRNTLSDFWLMVIQNQVEVIINLNELNCTNSNDCCYFPTNHNKAIKTNIKEVTIELDTIKEYRYYNKFTLKINGLKLKKPPSVFNVKKWPKIKGVPDSTDLMLDIWDAIRKENSQGGRILFCCESFSIILRWKV; encoded by the exons ATGACAAATTGTAAGACGTTTAataatgtttcatttattcttCTATTTTGTACTTTTGCTGCGTGTGAAAATAGTAATTCTACTAAGTACTGTGTAGTGGATGGTGACAGTCctggaatatttttaaatgacggTTTGGGAAAAGATGGTACTTACGTTG TTACTTCATCATCCTATTTAGATAATTCTACGATTACCCTTCTCTTAACAGAGAAATTCGAAGGGACTAATGTTTGGAAAGTTATTAATTCCACAGAATCCAATCATCACATAAACGATATTGTAATAGACGAACGATGGGAAACATTTAAGAACAATCATGATTTTCACACAGAGTTTCACGGGATTCTTAAGAATAGAAGCTTACCTTTAAATTTTAGTCAGAGACACAATGGGACAGAAGATGGAACACAAAATGGGACACAAGATCag TGGTATCACctaaaactaaaaaacaaTACATTCGAGTGTACCAATATCGGCAACAGCTGTTGTATCCCATCCAATGTCACTGCTTCACAATATTACATCAGCAATGCAATGAACGTGTGGAAACTGCACAACT ATACTTATCTACATACGACTCAAAGTAAAACAGAAACGATCTACACAAAACTAGAAAACTGCACAATTATAGAAACAGGATGTTTTTCTATGTATTTGGCAATGTGTCCTGGCTGCAATATTACAATTCAATTATTAAACTCAACCCATAATAATATTACTGAATCGTTTACT GGCAAcggaaaatggaaaaaacaacaatttccaTTGAAAAACTTTACTACTTGTTTCAACATATCAGTAACAACGAACCATACCTCTGTTGAAAAAGGGTTTTCGGCTATTGGCGACACTGCATATTTGTCTTCAAATCTAAGTTGTGAAGAGAATAAAAGATACATACTCATTGACAATAGTATTTCTAATGTGTCTTGTGAAAAtgctttaaatgaaaaaataaatacaacatCCAGCTTACCggattacaaaaaatatagtagGAATGTTATAGATAAGAATGCTACGAGTGTAATAGAGGACAAGAGATCTAGTGATCTCGCTACATCTTCCTTCAACCCTCTATACCTGCTGATAATTCTTCCTATTGTGTTCATTGCATCGGTGTTAATAtttgtttactttaaaaaGAGAAAATCCAAATTGGGACCTGGTG aaGCAGTAGTATTCAGAAAGAATGAAAACGAAGATAcagaaatattattaaattcaaaaactgaCAATTCGGCAACACGTGATCAATGGCCTTCAATTAAAGGGccacttttttcaaattacattcATCAAGTGTTTAACAGGGAGAAAACTTCTGACGATCTCAAAGCGCAGTTTgag TCTCTTCCTTCTGGATATTTGAAAGAAAGCAATGAAGGCAAAAAGCcggaaaatttggaaaagaaTAGATATCCCAACATTCTTCCTT atGATGAAAATCGAGTCAAACTCCACAAAACTTTGGGTGACGAACACCGATCTACAGATTACATAAATGCCAGTTACGTACag TGTTTCGATAATCCTAAAGAATATATTGTTACACAAAATCCTACGGAAAAGACCTTCACAGATTTCTGGCGAATGATCTGGCAAGAGAAAGTAGAATATATTGTAATGATAAGTCACAACGATGAAAAATATTACTGCTATTGGCCGCAAACAGACTGTCAAATGAGGTGCGATGGCATGGAAATTTACTCACCTAAAGTCTCGTCATATGAATTTTACGAGCACAGAATGTTAGTTTTACAGCGATTTGGAGAGTCTAGGAAG CTTAATCATCTTCATTTTAACACGTGGTCCAATAATTTCTTGTCGTCCCACGTTTTCGCCGAGTTCATGAATGACCTATTATCCATACCCCATCACTCTGTACCAGTGGTATTTCACTGTTT ggGTGGCTTAGGCAGATCAGCAACTCTGGTCTTGTGCGACATAGCTTTACGAGAAGTTGCAAGCAGTGGTTTGTTCAATTTGTTCGAGACCACCAAAAAACTGAGAAACAGTAGAGCCGATATGGTCCAGAATTTG AAACAATACCAACTAGCTCATCTCATAATTTATGAGAACCTTAACTACAGGAATGATGCGATTGAGTTAAACCAAGACTATGAAGCTTACTGTAACAAGTTGTTTGAGGATAataccattaaaaaaatgtggtcGAAACTTTTGGAACACAGAGAATGGATGTTCAGTGCTCTTACACCCTACACTCCTTGCTGGGATGAGCCAAAGAAGAACCGTTATCaaaatgataataatctgCTTCCTG TTGAACACAGCCGAGTGACATTACAAGTATCACCAGACGCTGAATCAGATTACATCCATGCCATGTACGTGGTTGACTACAAGCAAAAGGAAAACTATATTGTGGCTCAACAACCACTGCGCAACACCCTATCAGATTTTTGGTTAATGGTTATACAAAACCAAGTTGAAGTGATCATCAATTTAAACGAGCTGAATTGTACAAACTCG AACGATTGTTGCTACTTTCCGACAAACCACAACAAGGCTATCAAAACTAACATAAAAGAAGTCACAATTGAATTGGATACTATTAAAGAGTATCGCTACTACAACAAGTTTACATTGAAAATTAATGGA CTGAAGCTGAAAAAACCCCCGTCAGTTTTCAACGTCAAAAAATGGCCCAAAATTAAAGGAGTACCAGACAGCACCGACCTGATGTTGGACATTTGGGATGCAATAAGGAAAGAAAACTCACAAGGGggtcgaattttattttgctgcGA GAGTTTCAGTATAATTTTGAGATGGAAAGTATAA
- the LOC138126518 gene encoding receptor-type tyrosine-protein phosphatase epsilon-like isoform X6: MTNCKTFNNVSFILLFCTFAACENSNSTKYCVVDGDSPGIFLNDGLGKDGTYVVTSSSYLDNSTITLLLTEKFEGTNVWKVINSTESNHHINDIVIDERWETFKNNHDFHTEFHGILKNRSLPLNFSQRHNGTEDGTQNGTQDQWYHLKLKNNTFECTNIGNSCCIPSNVTASQYYISNAMNVWKLHNYTYLHTTQSKTETIYTKLENCTIIETGCFSMYLAMCPGCNITIQLLNSTHNNITESFTGNGKWKKQQFPLKNFTTCFNISVTTNHTSVEKGFSAIGDTAYLSSNLSCEENKRYILIDNSISNVSCENALNEKINTTSSLPDYKKYSRNVIDKNATSVIEDKRSSDLATSSFNPLYLLIILPIVFIASVLIFVYFKKRKSKLGPGEAVVFRKNENEDTEILLNSKTDNSATRDQWPSIKGPLFSNYIHQVFNREKTSDDLKAQFESLPSGYLKESNEGKKPENLEKNRYPNILPYDENRVKLHKTLGDEHRSTDYINASYVQCFDNPKEYIVTQNPTEKTFTDFWRMIWQEKVEYIVMISHNDEKYYCYWPQTDCQMRCDGMEIYSPKVSSYEFYEHRMLVLQRFGESRKLNHLHFNTWSNNFLSSHVFAEFMNDLLSIPHHSVPVVFHCLGGLGRSATLVLCDIALREVASSGLFNLFETTKKLRNSRADMVQNLKQYQLAHLIIYENLNYRNDAIELNQDYEAYCNKLFEDNTIKKMWSKLLEHREWMFSALTPYTPCWDEPKKNRYQNDNNLLPVEHSRVTLQVSPDAESDYIHAMYVVDYKQKENYIVAQQPLRNTLSDFWLMVIQNQVEVIINLNELNCTNSNDCCYFPTNHNKAIKTNIKEVTIELDTIKEYRYYNKFTLKINGLKLKKPPSVFNVKKWPKIKGVPDSTDLMLDIWDAIRKENSQGGRILFCCEHHLVSTS, encoded by the exons ATGACAAATTGTAAGACGTTTAataatgtttcatttattcttCTATTTTGTACTTTTGCTGCGTGTGAAAATAGTAATTCTACTAAGTACTGTGTAGTGGATGGTGACAGTCctggaatatttttaaatgacggTTTGGGAAAAGATGGTACTTACGTTG TTACTTCATCATCCTATTTAGATAATTCTACGATTACCCTTCTCTTAACAGAGAAATTCGAAGGGACTAATGTTTGGAAAGTTATTAATTCCACAGAATCCAATCATCACATAAACGATATTGTAATAGACGAACGATGGGAAACATTTAAGAACAATCATGATTTTCACACAGAGTTTCACGGGATTCTTAAGAATAGAAGCTTACCTTTAAATTTTAGTCAGAGACACAATGGGACAGAAGATGGAACACAAAATGGGACACAAGATCag TGGTATCACctaaaactaaaaaacaaTACATTCGAGTGTACCAATATCGGCAACAGCTGTTGTATCCCATCCAATGTCACTGCTTCACAATATTACATCAGCAATGCAATGAACGTGTGGAAACTGCACAACT ATACTTATCTACATACGACTCAAAGTAAAACAGAAACGATCTACACAAAACTAGAAAACTGCACAATTATAGAAACAGGATGTTTTTCTATGTATTTGGCAATGTGTCCTGGCTGCAATATTACAATTCAATTATTAAACTCAACCCATAATAATATTACTGAATCGTTTACT GGCAAcggaaaatggaaaaaacaacaatttccaTTGAAAAACTTTACTACTTGTTTCAACATATCAGTAACAACGAACCATACCTCTGTTGAAAAAGGGTTTTCGGCTATTGGCGACACTGCATATTTGTCTTCAAATCTAAGTTGTGAAGAGAATAAAAGATACATACTCATTGACAATAGTATTTCTAATGTGTCTTGTGAAAAtgctttaaatgaaaaaataaatacaacatCCAGCTTACCggattacaaaaaatatagtagGAATGTTATAGATAAGAATGCTACGAGTGTAATAGAGGACAAGAGATCTAGTGATCTCGCTACATCTTCCTTCAACCCTCTATACCTGCTGATAATTCTTCCTATTGTGTTCATTGCATCGGTGTTAATAtttgtttactttaaaaaGAGAAAATCCAAATTGGGACCTGGTG aaGCAGTAGTATTCAGAAAGAATGAAAACGAAGATAcagaaatattattaaattcaaaaactgaCAATTCGGCAACACGTGATCAATGGCCTTCAATTAAAGGGccacttttttcaaattacattcATCAAGTGTTTAACAGGGAGAAAACTTCTGACGATCTCAAAGCGCAGTTTgag TCTCTTCCTTCTGGATATTTGAAAGAAAGCAATGAAGGCAAAAAGCcggaaaatttggaaaagaaTAGATATCCCAACATTCTTCCTT atGATGAAAATCGAGTCAAACTCCACAAAACTTTGGGTGACGAACACCGATCTACAGATTACATAAATGCCAGTTACGTACag TGTTTCGATAATCCTAAAGAATATATTGTTACACAAAATCCTACGGAAAAGACCTTCACAGATTTCTGGCGAATGATCTGGCAAGAGAAAGTAGAATATATTGTAATGATAAGTCACAACGATGAAAAATATTACTGCTATTGGCCGCAAACAGACTGTCAAATGAGGTGCGATGGCATGGAAATTTACTCACCTAAAGTCTCGTCATATGAATTTTACGAGCACAGAATGTTAGTTTTACAGCGATTTGGAGAGTCTAGGAAG CTTAATCATCTTCATTTTAACACGTGGTCCAATAATTTCTTGTCGTCCCACGTTTTCGCCGAGTTCATGAATGACCTATTATCCATACCCCATCACTCTGTACCAGTGGTATTTCACTGTTT ggGTGGCTTAGGCAGATCAGCAACTCTGGTCTTGTGCGACATAGCTTTACGAGAAGTTGCAAGCAGTGGTTTGTTCAATTTGTTCGAGACCACCAAAAAACTGAGAAACAGTAGAGCCGATATGGTCCAGAATTTG AAACAATACCAACTAGCTCATCTCATAATTTATGAGAACCTTAACTACAGGAATGATGCGATTGAGTTAAACCAAGACTATGAAGCTTACTGTAACAAGTTGTTTGAGGATAataccattaaaaaaatgtggtcGAAACTTTTGGAACACAGAGAATGGATGTTCAGTGCTCTTACACCCTACACTCCTTGCTGGGATGAGCCAAAGAAGAACCGTTATCaaaatgataataatctgCTTCCTG TTGAACACAGCCGAGTGACATTACAAGTATCACCAGACGCTGAATCAGATTACATCCATGCCATGTACGTGGTTGACTACAAGCAAAAGGAAAACTATATTGTGGCTCAACAACCACTGCGCAACACCCTATCAGATTTTTGGTTAATGGTTATACAAAACCAAGTTGAAGTGATCATCAATTTAAACGAGCTGAATTGTACAAACTCG AACGATTGTTGCTACTTTCCGACAAACCACAACAAGGCTATCAAAACTAACATAAAAGAAGTCACAATTGAATTGGATACTATTAAAGAGTATCGCTACTACAACAAGTTTACATTGAAAATTAATGGA CTGAAGCTGAAAAAACCCCCGTCAGTTTTCAACGTCAAAAAATGGCCCAAAATTAAAGGAGTACCAGACAGCACCGACCTGATGTTGGACATTTGGGATGCAATAAGGAAAGAAAACTCACAAGGGggtcgaattttattttgctgcGA GCACCATTTGGTATCTACTTCGTGA
- the LOC138126518 gene encoding receptor-type tyrosine-protein phosphatase epsilon-like isoform X4: protein MTNCKTFNNVSFILLFCTFAACENSNSTKYCVVDGDSPGIFLNDGLGKDGTYVVTSSSYLDNSTITLLLTEKFEGTNVWKVINSTESNHHINDIVIDERWETFKNNHDFHTEFHGILKNRSLPLNFSQRHNGTEDGTQNGTQDQWYHLKLKNNTFECTNIGNSCCIPSNVTASQYYISNAMNVWKLHNYTYLHTTQSKTETIYTKLENCTIIETGCFSMYLAMCPGCNITIQLLNSTHNNITESFTGNGKWKKQQFPLKNFTTCFNISVTTNHTSVEKGFSAIGDTAYLSSNLSCEENKRYILIDNSISNVSCENALNEKINTTSSLPDYKKYSRNVIDKNATSVIEDKRSSDLATSSFNPLYLLIILPIVFIASVLIFVYFKKRKSKLGPGEAVVFRKNENEDTEILLNSKTDNSATRDQWPSIKGPLFSNYIHQVFNREKTSDDLKAQFECFDNPKEYIVTQNPTEKTFTDFWRMIWQEKVEYIVMISHNDEKYYCYWPQTDCQMRCDGMEIYSPKVSSYEFYEHRMLVLQRFGESRKLNHLHFNTWSNNFLSSHVFAEFMNDLLSIPHHSVPVVFHCLGGLGRSATLVLCDIALREVASSGLFNLFETTKKLRNSRADMVQNLKQYQLAHLIIYENLNYRNDAIELNQDYEAYCNKLFEDNTIKKMWSKLLEHREWMFSALTPYTPCWDEPKKNRYQNDNNLLPVEHSRVTLQVSPDAESDYIHAMYVVDYKQKENYIVAQQPLRNTLSDFWLMVIQNQVEVIINLNELNCTNSNDCCYFPTNHNKAIKTNIKEVTIELDTIKEYRYYNKFTLKINGLKLKKPPSVFNVKKWPKIKGVPDSTDLMLDIWDAIRKENSQGGRILFCCDDGIRSSGLMVCFLYMVDKMIHERKCDVAGAVKSVRRTHINFIDFEQFVFLHRAALTFYKNVLERDNEQLL, encoded by the exons ATGACAAATTGTAAGACGTTTAataatgtttcatttattcttCTATTTTGTACTTTTGCTGCGTGTGAAAATAGTAATTCTACTAAGTACTGTGTAGTGGATGGTGACAGTCctggaatatttttaaatgacggTTTGGGAAAAGATGGTACTTACGTTG TTACTTCATCATCCTATTTAGATAATTCTACGATTACCCTTCTCTTAACAGAGAAATTCGAAGGGACTAATGTTTGGAAAGTTATTAATTCCACAGAATCCAATCATCACATAAACGATATTGTAATAGACGAACGATGGGAAACATTTAAGAACAATCATGATTTTCACACAGAGTTTCACGGGATTCTTAAGAATAGAAGCTTACCTTTAAATTTTAGTCAGAGACACAATGGGACAGAAGATGGAACACAAAATGGGACACAAGATCag TGGTATCACctaaaactaaaaaacaaTACATTCGAGTGTACCAATATCGGCAACAGCTGTTGTATCCCATCCAATGTCACTGCTTCACAATATTACATCAGCAATGCAATGAACGTGTGGAAACTGCACAACT ATACTTATCTACATACGACTCAAAGTAAAACAGAAACGATCTACACAAAACTAGAAAACTGCACAATTATAGAAACAGGATGTTTTTCTATGTATTTGGCAATGTGTCCTGGCTGCAATATTACAATTCAATTATTAAACTCAACCCATAATAATATTACTGAATCGTTTACT GGCAAcggaaaatggaaaaaacaacaatttccaTTGAAAAACTTTACTACTTGTTTCAACATATCAGTAACAACGAACCATACCTCTGTTGAAAAAGGGTTTTCGGCTATTGGCGACACTGCATATTTGTCTTCAAATCTAAGTTGTGAAGAGAATAAAAGATACATACTCATTGACAATAGTATTTCTAATGTGTCTTGTGAAAAtgctttaaatgaaaaaataaatacaacatCCAGCTTACCggattacaaaaaatatagtagGAATGTTATAGATAAGAATGCTACGAGTGTAATAGAGGACAAGAGATCTAGTGATCTCGCTACATCTTCCTTCAACCCTCTATACCTGCTGATAATTCTTCCTATTGTGTTCATTGCATCGGTGTTAATAtttgtttactttaaaaaGAGAAAATCCAAATTGGGACCTGGTG aaGCAGTAGTATTCAGAAAGAATGAAAACGAAGATAcagaaatattattaaattcaaaaactgaCAATTCGGCAACACGTGATCAATGGCCTTCAATTAAAGGGccacttttttcaaattacattcATCAAGTGTTTAACAGGGAGAAAACTTCTGACGATCTCAAAGCGCAGTTTgag TGTTTCGATAATCCTAAAGAATATATTGTTACACAAAATCCTACGGAAAAGACCTTCACAGATTTCTGGCGAATGATCTGGCAAGAGAAAGTAGAATATATTGTAATGATAAGTCACAACGATGAAAAATATTACTGCTATTGGCCGCAAACAGACTGTCAAATGAGGTGCGATGGCATGGAAATTTACTCACCTAAAGTCTCGTCATATGAATTTTACGAGCACAGAATGTTAGTTTTACAGCGATTTGGAGAGTCTAGGAAG CTTAATCATCTTCATTTTAACACGTGGTCCAATAATTTCTTGTCGTCCCACGTTTTCGCCGAGTTCATGAATGACCTATTATCCATACCCCATCACTCTGTACCAGTGGTATTTCACTGTTT ggGTGGCTTAGGCAGATCAGCAACTCTGGTCTTGTGCGACATAGCTTTACGAGAAGTTGCAAGCAGTGGTTTGTTCAATTTGTTCGAGACCACCAAAAAACTGAGAAACAGTAGAGCCGATATGGTCCAGAATTTG AAACAATACCAACTAGCTCATCTCATAATTTATGAGAACCTTAACTACAGGAATGATGCGATTGAGTTAAACCAAGACTATGAAGCTTACTGTAACAAGTTGTTTGAGGATAataccattaaaaaaatgtggtcGAAACTTTTGGAACACAGAGAATGGATGTTCAGTGCTCTTACACCCTACACTCCTTGCTGGGATGAGCCAAAGAAGAACCGTTATCaaaatgataataatctgCTTCCTG TTGAACACAGCCGAGTGACATTACAAGTATCACCAGACGCTGAATCAGATTACATCCATGCCATGTACGTGGTTGACTACAAGCAAAAGGAAAACTATATTGTGGCTCAACAACCACTGCGCAACACCCTATCAGATTTTTGGTTAATGGTTATACAAAACCAAGTTGAAGTGATCATCAATTTAAACGAGCTGAATTGTACAAACTCG AACGATTGTTGCTACTTTCCGACAAACCACAACAAGGCTATCAAAACTAACATAAAAGAAGTCACAATTGAATTGGATACTATTAAAGAGTATCGCTACTACAACAAGTTTACATTGAAAATTAATGGA CTGAAGCTGAAAAAACCCCCGTCAGTTTTCAACGTCAAAAAATGGCCCAAAATTAAAGGAGTACCAGACAGCACCGACCTGATGTTGGACATTTGGGATGCAATAAGGAAAGAAAACTCACAAGGGggtcgaattttattttgctgcGA TGATGGAATCAGATCCAGCGGTTTAATGGTTTGCTTCTTGTACATGGTTGATAAGATGATTCACGAAAGAAAATGCGATGTTGCTGGTGCTGTAAAATCTGTGAGACGCACACACATTAATTTTATCGATTTCGAACAGTTTGTCTTTCTACATCGCGCTGCActgacattttataaaaacgtTCTTGAACGAGATAACGAACAGTTATTGTAA